The following coding sequences are from one Granulicella sp. L56 window:
- a CDS encoding sensor histidine kinase, translating to MTQTDPKLILITLLIELGVAAAVSSSLARAKTFKELLFTSRRTRRQTAALVAMICVPLTLGVWVRVLVPNFLAADLSYETTILLGILVGPLAAMAGGAALALPAVLHHEYLALPVNLLVAAGAGAFRRFANAEDVWSFSPMIDLSIYRWVTRNLRRPSLDRQVLLLLSIATGEFGLSMLSRLYPRRFFELHSNSWWVELLICASSPVVVGIPLKIWNSVRIERKLEEQGRLLLEARLDALQRQINPHFLFNTLNSITSLVRSRPELAREMIVKLGNILRVLLKDREAFVPFSEELMFTDDYLDIEVVRFGEKLKVVKEIAEETLHIVVPGMLLQPLIENSIKHGLEPRISGGTVTLRSRITEDGMLLVEVEDDGVGMDPEWDCASPVSGLIRPGSGIGMRNVRERMGVLYGNLAGVEINSRPGRGTKVSLRMPILDDGAEVWGPVGDAAEQALRLVGDAVRAVTRG from the coding sequence GTGACGCAGACCGATCCAAAGCTGATCCTGATTACCCTGCTCATTGAGTTGGGTGTGGCCGCGGCTGTCTCTTCCTCGCTGGCGCGGGCGAAGACGTTCAAAGAGCTATTATTTACGTCGCGGCGGACCCGGCGCCAGACTGCTGCGCTGGTGGCAATGATCTGCGTGCCGCTTACGCTGGGCGTCTGGGTACGCGTGCTGGTACCAAACTTTCTGGCGGCGGACCTCTCTTACGAGACGACGATTTTGCTTGGCATTCTGGTCGGTCCGTTGGCGGCGATGGCCGGTGGTGCCGCGCTTGCGCTTCCTGCCGTTCTGCATCACGAGTATCTGGCGCTTCCGGTCAATCTGCTGGTGGCTGCTGGAGCCGGGGCCTTTCGCCGTTTTGCGAATGCCGAGGATGTCTGGTCTTTTTCGCCGATGATCGACCTCAGTATCTACCGCTGGGTGACGCGCAATCTGCGCCGTCCCAGTTTAGACCGACAGGTACTGCTTCTGCTCTCGATCGCGACTGGCGAGTTTGGGCTGAGTATGCTCTCGCGGCTCTATCCACGGCGGTTCTTCGAGCTGCATTCGAACTCGTGGTGGGTCGAGCTGTTGATCTGCGCCAGCTCGCCGGTTGTGGTCGGCATCCCGTTGAAGATATGGAACTCAGTTCGTATCGAGCGCAAGCTGGAGGAACAGGGAAGACTGTTGCTGGAGGCAAGGCTCGATGCGCTGCAACGGCAGATCAATCCTCACTTCCTGTTCAATACGCTTAACTCCATCACGTCGCTGGTGCGTTCGCGCCCCGAGTTGGCGCGGGAGATGATCGTCAAGCTGGGCAATATTCTGCGTGTGCTGCTCAAGGACCGCGAGGCATTTGTGCCCTTCAGCGAAGAGCTGATGTTCACCGATGACTATCTCGATATCGAGGTCGTGCGCTTTGGCGAGAAGCTGAAGGTGGTCAAGGAGATCGCCGAGGAGACGCTGCACATCGTGGTTCCGGGAATGCTGCTGCAGCCGCTGATCGAGAACAGCATCAAGCATGGTCTGGAGCCGCGCATCAGCGGCGGCACGGTGACGCTGCGGAGCCGGATCACCGAGGATGGAATGCTGCTGGTGGAGGTAGAGGACGACGGTGTGGGCATGGACCCGGAGTGGGACTGCGCCTCGCCGGTTAGCGGTCTGATTCGTCCCGGCTCCGGAATCGGTATGCGCAATGTGCGCGAGCGGATGGGCGTTCTCTACGGCAATCTGGCAGGTGTCGAGATCAATAGCAGACCGGGAAGAGGGACGAAGGTAAGCTTGCGAATGCCTATTCTCGACGACGGGGCGGAGGTCTGGGGGCCAGTCGGGGATGCTGCTGAGCAGGCTCTGCGTCTGGTGGGGGACGCAGTGAGAGCTGTAACTCGGGGCTAA
- the bshA gene encoding N-acetyl-alpha-D-glucosaminyl L-malate synthase BshA: protein MKIGITCYPTYGGSGVVATELGIELAARGHDIHFITYSQPFRLTGREANIHFHEVAVSNYPLFEHPPYDLALATRMAEVAEFYSLDLLHVHYAIPHSVSALLAKQMLAANGRKLPFITTLHGTDITLVGLDASYLPITRFGIVKSDGVTAISSYLRDRTREAFGITSEIEVIPNFVNCDVYVRNPELVATMRPRFAAANERLLVHLSNFRPVKRVQDVVKVFARVAAAMPARLLLIGDGPDRSAAEHLALQLKVQDRIHFVGKQDNVNELLPLADLMVMPSEMESFGLAALEAMACSVPSIATRVGGVPELIEDGRNGLLFNVGDVDSMAKAAIALLSDDSRLALMAKAARQTAQDEFCASRIIPLYERYYDRVIARTTI from the coding sequence ATGAAGATCGGCATCACCTGTTATCCCACCTACGGCGGCAGCGGCGTCGTCGCCACCGAGCTGGGCATCGAACTTGCCGCGCGCGGCCATGACATCCACTTCATCACATACTCGCAGCCCTTCCGGCTGACTGGCCGCGAGGCCAACATCCACTTCCACGAAGTGGCCGTCTCCAACTATCCACTCTTCGAGCATCCGCCTTACGACCTTGCTCTAGCTACGCGCATGGCCGAGGTCGCAGAGTTCTACTCGCTTGACCTTCTGCACGTCCACTATGCGATCCCCCACTCGGTAAGTGCCCTGCTCGCCAAGCAGATGCTCGCCGCAAACGGTCGAAAGCTGCCCTTCATCACGACGCTGCACGGCACCGACATTACGCTGGTCGGCCTCGACGCCTCCTATCTTCCGATTACGCGATTTGGAATCGTAAAGTCCGATGGAGTGACGGCGATCTCAAGCTATCTCCGCGACCGCACTCGCGAAGCCTTCGGCATCACCTCCGAGATTGAAGTCATCCCCAACTTCGTCAACTGTGACGTGTACGTTCGCAATCCAGAACTGGTCGCCACCATGCGGCCCCGTTTCGCCGCTGCCAATGAACGGTTACTCGTCCACCTCTCCAACTTCCGTCCGGTCAAGCGCGTTCAGGATGTCGTCAAAGTCTTTGCCCGTGTTGCCGCAGCCATGCCTGCGCGGCTGTTGCTGATTGGCGATGGCCCGGACCGCAGCGCTGCAGAACATCTGGCGTTGCAACTCAAGGTGCAGGACCGCATCCACTTCGTGGGCAAGCAGGACAACGTCAACGAGCTTCTGCCGCTGGCCGACCTGATGGTTATGCCAAGCGAGATGGAGTCCTTTGGACTGGCCGCGCTCGAGGCTATGGCGTGTAGCGTTCCCAGCATCGCGACCCGCGTCGGCGGCGTTCCCGAACTGATCGAGGACGGACGCAACGGTCTGCTCTTCAACGTGGGAGACGTCGATTCTATGGCCAAAGCTGCAATCGCACTGCTTAGCGACGACTCGCGCTTGGCCCTCATGGCCAAAGCTGCTCGGCAAACGGCACAAGACGAGTTCTGTGCCTCACGCATCATCCCGCTTTACGAGCGGTACTATGACCGCGTAATCGCCCGGACCACAATCTAG
- a CDS encoding alpha/beta hydrolase fold domain-containing protein: protein MRRNPLAGRGSNLSACLSLRVIFCIALSACTVTCWSQQAATGAQSDSSVIDGQGTAHITRVIPVPKTVSPEAQRSLARPQSDAAKPETLEARRSGTDTWQARAGKLSETMYPVHVASDSIAGVPVRVITPLEIPADHRDRVLINLHGGGFNSDSGSLTETVPIANLTQTKVIAVLYRLAPEHPFPGAVDDAVAVYREALKTYKPQKIAIYGTSAGAILTGEVAVKIKQLGLPLPGALGIFSGFGDFDHVGDSQAMYALAGLSGHLEPPAPPPMDKEYVRDTNPRNPVLSPLYADLHGMPPTLFITSGRDILLSGTTILHRAFLRDGVDARLVVFEALPHAFWNNPELPESKEADGIMAKFFDRELGR, encoded by the coding sequence ATGCGGCGTAATCCACTTGCGGGCCGGGGATCGAATCTGAGCGCCTGCCTATCTTTGCGCGTGATCTTCTGCATCGCACTCTCTGCCTGCACCGTTACCTGCTGGTCGCAACAGGCAGCCACAGGAGCTCAAAGCGATTCAAGCGTGATCGACGGCCAGGGCACGGCGCACATCACCCGCGTTATTCCTGTGCCGAAGACGGTAAGTCCGGAGGCCCAGCGAAGTCTTGCGCGTCCTCAGTCTGACGCGGCGAAACCGGAGACGCTCGAAGCCCGTCGGAGCGGGACAGATACGTGGCAGGCTCGCGCAGGCAAGTTGTCGGAGACGATGTATCCGGTGCATGTTGCGAGCGATTCGATTGCGGGTGTGCCGGTGCGTGTGATCACTCCTCTCGAGATTCCTGCGGACCATCGTGACCGTGTTCTCATCAATCTGCATGGGGGAGGGTTCAACTCGGACTCGGGCTCGCTCACCGAGACTGTGCCGATTGCGAACCTTACGCAGACCAAGGTGATTGCCGTGCTGTACAGACTTGCCCCGGAACATCCATTTCCGGGGGCGGTGGACGATGCGGTTGCGGTCTATCGCGAGGCGCTGAAGACGTATAAACCTCAAAAGATCGCCATCTATGGGACCTCAGCCGGGGCGATTCTTACCGGTGAGGTTGCGGTGAAGATCAAGCAGTTGGGACTGCCGTTACCGGGTGCGCTGGGTATCTTCTCGGGCTTCGGTGATTTCGACCACGTGGGTGATTCGCAGGCAATGTACGCGCTGGCTGGCTTGTCGGGGCATCTGGAACCTCCTGCGCCGCCACCGATGGATAAGGAGTATGTCCGAGATACGAATCCTCGAAATCCTGTGCTATCTCCACTCTATGCGGATCTGCATGGGATGCCGCCTACGCTGTTCATCACCAGCGGCCGCGACATTCTTTTGAGCGGGACGACCATCCTGCATCGCGCATTTTTGCGGGATGGTGTCGACGCTCGATTGGTGGTGTTTGAGGCGCTGCCTCATGCCTTCTGGAACAACCCTGAACTGCCGGAGTCGAAGGAGGCTGACGGGATTATGGCGAAGTTCTTCGACCGTGAGCTTGGCAGATAG
- a CDS encoding DinB family protein translates to MVEPWLRGTLIEVDAVRRGVLHALELAREDIERWSADLSDAELEVAPLGLPSVGRQMRHIVRSLDRLLTYAEGRQLSAAQLEALNTEADESASRRALFAEFEEGISSAMERVRAFRPESYGDARGVGRKMLPTTLGGLLVHCADHTQRHAGQLVTTAKVIVALRS, encoded by the coding sequence ATGGTTGAGCCTTGGTTGCGTGGGACTTTGATTGAGGTGGATGCGGTTCGGCGCGGCGTGCTTCATGCGCTGGAGCTGGCTCGCGAGGATATCGAGCGTTGGAGCGCTGATTTGAGCGATGCGGAGTTGGAGGTTGCACCGCTGGGATTGCCTTCTGTTGGACGTCAGATGCGGCATATCGTACGCAGCCTTGACCGATTGCTGACCTATGCGGAGGGGCGGCAGTTGTCTGCGGCTCAACTGGAAGCGTTGAATACGGAAGCTGACGAGAGTGCTTCGCGGAGGGCTCTGTTCGCGGAATTCGAAGAAGGGATCTCTTCCGCGATGGAGCGGGTCAGGGCGTTTCGTCCGGAGAGTTATGGGGATGCGCGCGGTGTCGGCAGGAAGATGCTGCCGACGACTCTGGGTGGGTTGTTGGTGCATTGCGCGGACCACACGCAGCGTCACGCAGGACAGTTGGTGACGACGGCTAAGGTTATCGTGGCTTTGCGAAGCTAG
- a CDS encoding glycine betaine ABC transporter substrate-binding protein: MRRVQLCRSHPSQKREGWGTRALVGVLASVVVLCGIGCAPPRSSRIVIGAKNFTEQVVLGELVAQEIEAVTGEKVDRKFYLAGSYICQQALVNGRIDGYVEYTGTALTAILKQPLPPVGQRDAASVFDTVQRLYAKRFAVKVERGLGFEDTFAMVVRGADAQRLGLKTISDAVKVAPGWRLGVGYEFEERPDGLRGLEETYGLHFRDAPRVMDLGLLYRALGIGQVDMVAGNSTDGPIQALGLTVLQDDRHYFPPYEAVPLIREDSLRRHPGIQVAMDRLAGKVSAEEIREMNFAVDSQHRDVGEVVRAFRKREGL; encoded by the coding sequence GTGAGGAGAGTTCAGCTTTGTCGATCCCACCCTTCGCAAAAGCGCGAAGGATGGGGCACCCGGGCTTTGGTGGGAGTGCTGGCTAGCGTTGTGGTTCTCTGTGGGATTGGTTGCGCTCCGCCACGCTCTTCACGGATTGTGATTGGCGCGAAGAACTTTACCGAGCAGGTGGTTTTGGGTGAGTTGGTGGCGCAGGAGATTGAGGCAGTCACCGGCGAGAAGGTCGACCGCAAGTTTTATCTGGCCGGAAGCTATATCTGTCAGCAAGCTTTGGTGAATGGGCGCATCGACGGCTATGTGGAGTACACCGGGACTGCGCTGACGGCGATTCTGAAGCAGCCGCTTCCGCCGGTTGGCCAGCGCGATGCGGCCAGTGTGTTCGATACTGTTCAGCGTTTGTATGCGAAGCGTTTTGCCGTAAAGGTAGAGCGCGGTCTGGGGTTCGAGGACACCTTTGCGATGGTGGTGCGCGGTGCGGATGCGCAGAGGTTGGGGCTGAAGACGATCTCTGACGCGGTGAAGGTTGCGCCCGGGTGGAGGCTTGGTGTGGGCTATGAGTTTGAGGAGCGGCCCGATGGCCTGCGTGGGTTGGAGGAGACGTATGGGCTTCACTTTCGCGATGCGCCGCGGGTGATGGATCTTGGTTTGTTGTATCGGGCACTGGGGATAGGGCAGGTAGATATGGTGGCGGGCAACTCGACCGACGGGCCGATACAGGCGCTGGGACTTACGGTGTTGCAGGATGACCGACATTATTTCCCTCCGTATGAAGCCGTGCCCTTGATTCGGGAAGACTCGTTGCGGAGGCATCCGGGGATTCAGGTGGCGATGGACAGGCTGGCAGGGAAGGTCAGCGCCGAGGAGATTCGCGAGATGAATTTCGCGGTGGATTCGCAACATAGAGACGTTGGCGAAGTCGTAAGGGCATTTCGGAAGAGGGAAGGGTTGTGA
- the ribA gene encoding GTP cyclohydrolase II, whose translation MPFASVTKIADADFPTRWGHFRILGFEGVVTNPQPCNEAIPAPATRTEAAVALVMGDIHAAPPIVRIHSQCLTGDVFHSLRCDCRQQLELALATIAEAGTGILLYEQQEGRGIGLMAKLRAYELQDQGRDTIEANLELGYAADCRAYELPAEILKSLGVKAVRLITNNPEKVEALVSAGIEVTERISAVVPTEPTFDRYIQTKRDKMGHLVS comes from the coding sequence ATGCCCTTCGCATCCGTCACCAAAATAGCCGACGCCGACTTCCCCACCCGCTGGGGACACTTCCGTATTCTCGGCTTCGAGGGCGTAGTCACCAATCCGCAGCCGTGCAACGAAGCCATCCCTGCTCCGGCAACGCGCACCGAGGCTGCGGTAGCTCTGGTGATGGGCGATATTCACGCTGCACCGCCAATCGTCCGCATCCATTCGCAGTGCCTCACAGGAGACGTCTTCCACTCGCTGCGCTGCGATTGCCGCCAGCAGCTTGAACTTGCACTCGCCACGATTGCCGAGGCAGGCACAGGCATTCTCCTCTACGAGCAGCAGGAGGGCCGCGGCATCGGCCTGATGGCCAAGCTGCGCGCCTATGAGTTGCAGGACCAGGGCCGCGACACCATCGAGGCCAACCTTGAATTAGGCTACGCCGCCGATTGCCGCGCCTACGAACTCCCCGCCGAGATACTCAAGTCGCTCGGCGTGAAGGCGGTTCGGCTGATCACCAACAATCCGGAAAAAGTTGAAGCACTCGTCTCCGCCGGCATCGAAGTGACCGAGCGCATCTCCGCCGTTGTGCCCACCGAGCCAACCTTCGACCGCTACATCCAGACCAAGCGCGACAAGATGGGGCATCTGGTTAGCTAG
- a CDS encoding ChbG/HpnK family deacetylase produces the protein MASRLIINADDFGLTLGVNRAIAELHQAHVLTSATLMATGAAFDDAIAIARANPSLGVGCHVVLTDGEPVSPPDSIPTLLGADGKNFRPSLFDFMQALIRGNIREEEIEREAVAQIQKLQRAGIAVTHLDTHKHTHLFPAVARPLLRVAQRCSIGAVRNPFEPAWSSRLAPNAFVRRLQFHILSILGKRSFESLPQLKDGHMLTADGTIGISATGQLDAISLHKILRAMPEGTWELVCHPGYNDAALNAITTRLRATREIERDALLQEIPQAIRTVSGLELIHYGQIGQPHLDYERPL, from the coding sequence ATGGCTTCCCGCCTTATCATCAACGCGGACGACTTCGGCCTGACGCTCGGCGTCAATCGCGCAATCGCAGAACTTCACCAGGCACACGTACTTACATCAGCCACACTGATGGCCACCGGCGCAGCTTTCGACGATGCTATCGCCATTGCCCGTGCCAATCCATCCCTTGGCGTCGGCTGTCACGTCGTTCTCACCGACGGCGAGCCCGTCTCTCCTCCCGACAGCATTCCCACTCTGCTGGGCGCGGACGGCAAAAACTTCAGGCCTTCCCTATTCGACTTCATGCAAGCACTCATACGCGGTAATATCCGCGAAGAGGAGATCGAACGCGAAGCCGTTGCCCAGATCCAGAAGCTGCAACGCGCCGGCATTGCGGTCACTCACCTCGACACCCATAAACATACCCACCTCTTCCCTGCGGTGGCGCGCCCGCTGTTGCGCGTAGCCCAACGCTGCTCCATCGGGGCCGTCCGCAATCCCTTCGAGCCTGCCTGGAGCTCGCGCCTCGCGCCCAATGCCTTTGTCCGGCGGCTTCAGTTCCACATCCTTAGCATCCTCGGCAAAAGGTCCTTTGAATCGCTGCCGCAACTCAAGGACGGGCACATGCTTACTGCCGACGGCACCATCGGCATCTCTGCCACTGGCCAGCTTGATGCAATCTCTCTCCACAAAATTCTTCGCGCCATGCCCGAAGGCACATGGGAGCTTGTCTGCCACCCTGGCTATAACGATGCGGCACTGAACGCCATCACCACCCGCCTCCGTGCAACACGCGAGATCGAGCGCGACGCTCTGCTCCAGGAGATTCCGCAGGCAATCCGCACCGTTTCCGGCCTGGAACTCATCCATTATGGACAGATAGGCCAGCCACACCTCGACTACGAGAGACCCCTATGA